From one Humulus lupulus chromosome 8, drHumLupu1.1, whole genome shotgun sequence genomic stretch:
- the LOC133797587 gene encoding glutathione S-transferase DHAR2-like, translating into MIYIMLSQNHCSFRSLLLIIFFFLSSFGAIALEVAVKAAVGAPNVLGDCPFSQRVLLTLEEKNVPYQMHLINLSDKPKWFLQVNPQGKVPVVKFGDKWVPDSDVIVGILEKKYPQPHLTTPPQFTSVGSNIWGKFVTFLKSKDSSDGSEQALLTELKALEKHLKAHGPYVAGRKVSAVDLSLAPKLFHLDVALQHFKKWAVPADLTNVLKYKKLLFSRKSFKKTRTARKYIIAGWEPKVNP; encoded by the exons atgatatatataatgcTTTCTCAAAATCACTGCTCCTTTCGTTCTCTCCTActtatcatcttcttcttcctgtCCTCGTTCGGCGCCATTGCTCTCGAGGTTGCTGTCAAGGCTGCAGTTGGTGCTCCTAACGTTCTTGGGGACTGTCCATTTAGCCAAAGGGTTCTTCTGACTTTGGAGGAGAAAAATGTACCTTACCAGATGCACCTCATCAATCTCAGTGACAAACCCAAATGGTTTCTGCAAGTGAATCCTCAAGGAAAGGTGCCTGTGGTGAAGTTTGGAGACAAATGGGTCCCTGATTCTGATGTCATTGTTGGAATTCTTGAGAAGAAATACCCTCAACCTCATCTCACTACTCCACCACAGTTCACCTCTGT GGGATCAAATATATGGGGTAAGTTTGTGACTTTCTTGAAGAGCAAGGACTCAAGTGATGGGTCAGAACAGGCTCTGCTCACTGAACTAAAGGCACTTGAAAAACATCTCAAGGCACAT GGCCCATATGTTGCTGGTAGGAAGGTTAGTGCTGTAGATTTAAGTTTGGCCCCAAAATTGTTCCATCTTGATGTGGCTCTTCAACATTTCAAGAAGTGGGCTGTCCCAGCAGATCTGACTAATGTCCTCAAGTACAAGAAG CTGCTGTTCTCACGGAAATCATTCAAGAAAACCAGGACTGCAAGGAAATATATAATTGCAGGTTGGGAGCCAAAAGTCAATCCATGA
- the LOC133797585 gene encoding auxin response factor 2B: MASSEASVKGNSGNPMGESFTSGYTDHNDARKAAEARKDAEAALYEELWHACAGPLVTVPRKGELVFYFPQGHIEQVEASTNQVADQQMPVYNLPPKILCRVMNVELKAEPDTDEVFAQITLMPVANQNDNALEKETPPPPPPRFQVHSFCKTLTASDTSTHGGFSVLRRHADECLPPLDMSRQPPTQELVAKDLHSNEWRFRHIFRGQPRRHLLQSGWSVFVSSKRLVAGDAFIFLRGENGELRVGVRRAMRKQENVPSSVISSHSMHLGVLATAWHAISTGTMFTVYYKPRTSPAEFIVPCDQYLEATKNNYSIGMRFKMKFEGEEAPEQRFTGTIIGIEEFDPQRWKDSKWRCLKVRWDETSAIPRPERVSPWKIEPALAPPALNPLPVPRSKRPRSNIVPLSPDSSVLTRDGSSKVTVDPSLPSGFSRVLQGQELSALRGNFAESNDSDTAEKSVVWQPSLDDEKIDVVSASRRYVPENWASSGKHEPTYTDLLSGFGATVDSTRGFCTSYTDHSVATANSMRKHSLDQEGRLNLHSSPRSMVPSSLSLSLDTNMKGSVQGGISFQGQGNVRYGGFDDYTALHGHRVEHSHGNWFMPPPSSPHYENSVHSREPTSKPVSEQKYEAVKPKDGNCKIFGYSLIAPEPAVSHKTIVGKARGTKIAADSPMVSSEQEKPLQTNQQHSREHQGKAQNGSTRSCTKVHKQGIALGRSVDLTKFNNYEELIAELDQLFEFGGELMAPKKNWLIVYTDDEGDMMLVGDDPWQEFCGMVRKIFIYTREEVQKMSPGTLNAHGDGNPSVCEVMDAKEKSQTLPLSSVPENC; the protein is encoded by the exons ATGGCGTCGTCAGAGGCATCCGTTAAAGGAAATTCTGGCAACCCCATGGGGGAGAGCTTCACTTCCGGTTACACAGACCACAACGACGCTAGGAAGGCTGCCGAGGCGCGCAAAG ATGCTGAGGCTGCGCTGTATGAGGAACTTTGGCACGCCTGTGCTGGGCCCCTTGTTACCGTTCCCCGGAAAGGTGAACTCGTCTTCTATTTCCCTCAAGGACACATCGAGCAG GTGGAGGCATCGACTAATCAGGTGGCTGACCAACAGATGCCAGTATATAATCTTCCTCCCAAGATCCTTTGTCGGGTGATGAATGTGGAGTTAAAG GCTGAGCCCGACACTGACGAGGTTTTTGCCCAAATCACTTTGATGCCTGTTGCCAAC CAAAATGATAATGCATTAGAGAAGGAAACTCCTCCTCCCCCTCCTCCAAGGTTTCAAGTACATTCATTTTGTAAGACACTTACTGCTTCGGATACAAGCACCCATGGTGGATTTTCAGTACTAAGGCGGCATGCTGACGAGTGCCTTCCGCCTCTG GACATGTCTAGGCAGCCTCCAACTCAGGAACTGGTTGCCAAGGATTTGCACAGCAACGAGTGGAGATTTCGTCACATCTTTAGAG GTCAACCTAGGAGGCACTTGCTTCAAAGTGGCTGGAGTGTTTTTGTCAGCTCTAAGAGGCTTGTTGCAGGGGATGCCTTTATATTTCTCAG GGGTGAGAATGGGGAGCTTCGTGTTGGTGTTAGACGTGCTATGAGGAAGCAGGAAAATGTCCCTTCATCTGTTATTTCAAGTCACAGCATGCACCTTGGTGTGCTTGCAACTGCATGGCATGCCATTTCAACAGGAACAATGTTCACTGTCTACTACAAGCCGAG GACAAGCCCAGCTGAGTTTATTGTTCCATGTGATCAGTATTTGGAGGCTACTAAGAATAACTACTCTATCGGGATGAGATTCAAAATGAAATTTGAAGGTGAAGAAGCGCCAGAGCAGAG GTTTACTGGCACCATAATTGGCATTGAAGAATTCGATCCCCAAAGATGGAAAGATTCTAAATGGAGATGCCTGAAG gtGAGATGGGATGAAACTTCAGCGATACCACGTCCAGAGAGAGTTTCACCTTGGAAAATAGAGCCTGCTCTTGCTCCTCCGGCACTAAATCCTCTTCCAGTTCCGAGGTCAAAGAGGCCGCGATCTAACATTGTACCTTTGTCTCCCGACTCCTCTGTTCTAACTAGGGATG GTTCATCGAAAGTAACTGTAGACCCTTCACTGCCAAGTGGATTTTCTAGGGTCTTGCAAGGTCAAGAATTGTCGGCCTTGAGAGGAAATTTTGCAGAGAGCAACGATTCTGATACTGCAGAAAAGTCTGTTGTTTGGCAACCTTCGCTTGATGATGAGAAGATTGATGTAGTCTCTGCTTCAAGAAGATATGTGCCTGAAAATTGGGCTTCGTCTGGGAAGCATGAACCGACTTACACAGATTTGCTATCTGGCTTTGGTGCTACTGTGGATTCTACCCGTGGTTTTTGTACTTCCTATACTGACCATTCTGTTGCAACTGCTAATTCAATGAGAAAACATTCACTAGATCAGGAAGGCAGGTTGAACTTGCATAGTAGCCCACGGTCCATGGTGCCTTCGTCTCTGTCACTTAGCTTGGACACTAATATGAAGGGTTCTGTTCAAGGGGGTATATCATTCCAAGGGCAGGGGAATGTTAGATATGGTGGGTTTGATGACTATACCGCCTTGCATGGTCATAGAGTTGAGCACTCACATGGAAACTGGTTTATGCCACCACCATCCTCTCCTCACTATGAGAATTCTGTTCATTCAAGAGAGCCGACCTCAAAACCTGTATCTGAGCAGAAGTACGAGGCTGTAAAACCTAAAGACGGAAATTGCAAGATCTTTGGGTACTCTCTAATTGCACCAGAGCCTGCAGTATCACATAAAACCATAGTTGGTAAGGCAAGGGGTACAAAAATTGCAGCAGATAGTCCAATGGTCAGTAGTGAACAAGAAAAACCATTACAAACTAATCAGCAACATTCAAGAGAACATCAAGGAAAAGCACAGAATGGTTCAACTAGGAGTTGTACCAAG GTTCACAAGCAGGGGATTGCACTAGGAAGATCTGTAGATCTTACAAAGTTTAACAACTATGAGGAATTGATAGCTGAGTTAGACCAGTTGTTTGAATTTGGTGGCGAACTAATGGCGCCAAAAAAGAATTGGTTGATTGTGTACACTGATGATGAGGGTGATATGATGCTTGTTGGAGATGATCCCTGGCA GGAATTTTGTGGCATGGTTAGAAAGATTTTCATCTATACCAGAGAAGAGGTTCAAAAGATGAGCCCAGGGACCCTAAATGCGCATGGGGATGGAAATCCCTCAGTTTGTGAGGTTATGGATGCAAAAGAGAAGTCTCAAACACTTCCTTTATCATCTGTTCCTGAGAACTGTTAA